A single window of Papio anubis isolate 15944 chromosome 8, Panubis1.0, whole genome shotgun sequence DNA harbors:
- the EEF1D gene encoding elongation factor 1-delta isoform X1 gives MRSGKASCTLETVWEDKHKYEEAERRFYEHEAMQAAASAQQLPAEGPAMNGPGQDDPEDTDEAEAPDDSSRSDPRKSQDGRKPLQKKRKRSPKSGLSPAAPALLGLSAERVWLDKSLFDQAESSYRQKLADVAARAAQPPALAPWGPCTHGSQVACHHVTWGTWVNKSSFDQAERAFVEWSQSLLLAPEGGRRQGTPDTGQQAAVPNPAHRPSPPVNGQPPLGSLQALVREVWLEKPRYDAAERGFYEALFDGHPPGKVRLQERAGLAEGARRGRRDRRGRHVLGNKRAGPRWADGEAPSSLPYCYFLQKDAEAPWLSKPAYDSAECRHHVAEALRMAWCLEAASLSHRPGPRSGLSVSSLRPNRKMATNFLVHEKIWFDKFKYDDAERRFYEQMNGPVAGASRQENGASVILRDIARARENIQKSLAGTAGPGASSGPSGDHSELVVRIASLEVENQSLRGVVQELQQAISKLEARLNVLEKSSPGHRATAPQTQHVSPMRQVEPPAKKPATPAEDDEDDDIDLFGSDNEEEDKEAAQLREERLRQYAEKKAKKPALVAKSSILLDVKPWDDETDMAQLEACVRSIQLDGLVWGASKLVPVGYGIRKLQIQCVVEDDKVGTDLLEEEITKFEEHVQSVDIAAFNKI, from the exons ATGAGGAGCGGGAAGGCCTCCTGCACCCTGGAGACCGTGTGGGAAGACAAGCACAAGTATGAGGAGGCCGAGCGGCGCTTCTACGAGCACGAGGCCATGCAGGCGGCCGCCTCTGCCCAGCAGCTGCCAGCCGAGGGGCCAGCTATGAATGGGCCCGGCCAGGACGACCCTGAGGACACTGATGAGGCAGAGGCCCCTGACGACAGTAGCAGGAGTGATCCCAGGAAGAGCCAGGACGGCAGGAAGCCcctgcagaaaaagagaaagcgcTCCCCCAAGAGTGGGCTCAGCCCGGCGGCCCCGGCCCTCCTGGGGCTCTCGGCCGAACGCGTGTGGCTGGACAAGTCACTTTTCGACCAGGCAGAGAGCTCCTACCGCCAGAAGCTGGCAGACGTGGCTGCCCGGGcagcccagcctcctgccttggccccttgGGGTCCCTGCACCCATGGAAGCCAGGTGGCCTGCCACCACGTGACCTGGGGGACCTGGGTCAACAAGTCCTCCTTCGACCAGGCTGAGCGGGCCTTTGTGGAGTGGTCTCAGTCCCTGTTGCTGGCTCCCGAGGGTGGCCGCAGGCAGGGGACTCCTGACACAGGCCAGCAGGCGGCTGTCCCCAACCCGGCCCACCGGCCCAGCCCACCAGTCAATGGCCAGCCCCCGCTGGGCAGCCTGCAGGCACTGGTCCGGGAGGTGTGGCTGGAGAAGCCCCGGTATGATGCAGCCGAGAGGGGCTTCTACGAGGCCCTGTTTGACGGCCATCCCCCGGGGAAGGTGCGCCTGCAAGAGCGAGCTGGCCTGGCCGAGGGTGCCCGGAGGGGCCGCAGAGACCGGCGGGGCCGCCACGTCTTAGGGAACAAGCGGGCTGGGCCGCGGTGGGCCGACGGGGAGGCCCCCTCCTCCTTGCCCTACTGTTACTTCCTGCAGAAGGATGCAGAGGCCCCCTGGCTCAGCAAGCCTGCCTACGACAGCGCTGAGTGCCGCCACCACGTTGCCGAGGCCCTGCGCATGGCCTGGTGCCTCGAAGCTGCCTCCCTGTCTCACCGACCCGGTCCTCGGTCTGGCCTGTCCGTGTCCAGCCTGAGACCCAA CAGAAAAATGGCTACAAACTTCCTAGTACATGAGAAGATCTGGTTTGACAAGTTCAAATATGACGATGCAGAAAGGAGATTCTACGAGCAGATGAACGGGCCTGTGGCCGGTGCCTCCCGCCAG GAGAATGGCGCCAGCGTGATCCTTCGTGACATTGCGAGAGCCAGAGAGAACATCCAGAAATCCCTGGCCGGA ACCGCAGGCCCCGGGGCCTCCAGCGGCCCCAGCGGAGATCACAGCGAGCTTGTCGTCCGGATCGCCAGTCTGGAAGTGGAGAACCAGAGCCTGCGTGGCG TGGTACAGGAGCTGCAGCAGGCCATCTCCAAGCTGGAGGCCCGGCTGAACGTGCTGGAGAAGAGCTCGCCTGGCCACCGGGCCACGGCCCCGCAGACCCAG CACGTGTCTCCCATGCGCCAAGTGGAGCCCCCGGCCAAGAAGCCAGCCACACCAGCAGAGGATGACGAGGATGATGACATTGACCTGTTTGGCAGCGACAATgaggaggaggacaaggaggCGGCACAGCTGCGGGAGGAGCGGCTGCGGCAGTACGCGGAGAAGAAGGCCAAGAAGCCTGCACTGGTGGCCAAGTCCTCCATCCTGCTGGATGTCAAGCCT TGGGACGATGAGACGGACATGGCCCAGCTGGAGGCCTGTGTGCGATCTATCCAGCTGGACGGGCTGGTCTGGGGGGCCTCCAAGCTGGTGCCCGTGGGCTACGGTATCCGGAAGCTACAGATTCAGTGTGTGGTGGAGGACGACAAGGTGGGGACAGACTTGCTGGAGGAGGAGATCACCAAGTTTGAGGAGCAC GTGCAGAGTGTCGATATCGCAGCTTTCAACAAGATCTGA
- the EEF1D gene encoding elongation factor 1-delta isoform X3, translating into MRSGKASCTLETVWEDKHKYEEAERRFYEHEAMQAAASAQQLPAEGPAMNGPGQDDPEDTDEAEAPDDSSRSDPRKSQDGRKPLQKKRKRSPKSGLSPAAPALLGLSAERVWLDKSLFDQAESSYRQKLADVAARAAQPPALAPWGPCTHGSQVACHHVTWGTWVNKSSFDQAERAFVEWSQSLLLAPEGGRRQGTPDTGQQAAVPNPAHRPSPPVNGQPPLGSLQALVREVWLEKPRYDAAERGFYEALFDGHPPGKVRLQERAGLAEGARRGRRDRRGRHVLGNKRAGPRWADGEAPSSLPYCYFLQKDAEAPWLSKPAYDSAECRHHVAEALRMAWCLEAASLSHRPGPRSGLSVSSLRPNRKMATNFLVHEKIWFDKFKYDDAERRFYEQMNGPVAGASRQTAGPGASSGPSGDHSELVVRIASLEVENQSLRGVVQELQQAISKLEARLNVLEKSSPGHRATAPQTQHVSPMRQVEPPAKKPATPAEDDEDDDIDLFGSDNEEEDKEAAQLREERLRQYAEKKAKKPALVAKSSILLDVKPWDDETDMAQLEACVRSIQLDGLVWGASKLVPVGYGIRKLQIQCVVEDDKVGTDLLEEEITKFEEHVQSVDIAAFNKI; encoded by the exons ATGAGGAGCGGGAAGGCCTCCTGCACCCTGGAGACCGTGTGGGAAGACAAGCACAAGTATGAGGAGGCCGAGCGGCGCTTCTACGAGCACGAGGCCATGCAGGCGGCCGCCTCTGCCCAGCAGCTGCCAGCCGAGGGGCCAGCTATGAATGGGCCCGGCCAGGACGACCCTGAGGACACTGATGAGGCAGAGGCCCCTGACGACAGTAGCAGGAGTGATCCCAGGAAGAGCCAGGACGGCAGGAAGCCcctgcagaaaaagagaaagcgcTCCCCCAAGAGTGGGCTCAGCCCGGCGGCCCCGGCCCTCCTGGGGCTCTCGGCCGAACGCGTGTGGCTGGACAAGTCACTTTTCGACCAGGCAGAGAGCTCCTACCGCCAGAAGCTGGCAGACGTGGCTGCCCGGGcagcccagcctcctgccttggccccttgGGGTCCCTGCACCCATGGAAGCCAGGTGGCCTGCCACCACGTGACCTGGGGGACCTGGGTCAACAAGTCCTCCTTCGACCAGGCTGAGCGGGCCTTTGTGGAGTGGTCTCAGTCCCTGTTGCTGGCTCCCGAGGGTGGCCGCAGGCAGGGGACTCCTGACACAGGCCAGCAGGCGGCTGTCCCCAACCCGGCCCACCGGCCCAGCCCACCAGTCAATGGCCAGCCCCCGCTGGGCAGCCTGCAGGCACTGGTCCGGGAGGTGTGGCTGGAGAAGCCCCGGTATGATGCAGCCGAGAGGGGCTTCTACGAGGCCCTGTTTGACGGCCATCCCCCGGGGAAGGTGCGCCTGCAAGAGCGAGCTGGCCTGGCCGAGGGTGCCCGGAGGGGCCGCAGAGACCGGCGGGGCCGCCACGTCTTAGGGAACAAGCGGGCTGGGCCGCGGTGGGCCGACGGGGAGGCCCCCTCCTCCTTGCCCTACTGTTACTTCCTGCAGAAGGATGCAGAGGCCCCCTGGCTCAGCAAGCCTGCCTACGACAGCGCTGAGTGCCGCCACCACGTTGCCGAGGCCCTGCGCATGGCCTGGTGCCTCGAAGCTGCCTCCCTGTCTCACCGACCCGGTCCTCGGTCTGGCCTGTCCGTGTCCAGCCTGAGACCCAA CAGAAAAATGGCTACAAACTTCCTAGTACATGAGAAGATCTGGTTTGACAAGTTCAAATATGACGATGCAGAAAGGAGATTCTACGAGCAGATGAACGGGCCTGTGGCCGGTGCCTCCCGCCAG ACCGCAGGCCCCGGGGCCTCCAGCGGCCCCAGCGGAGATCACAGCGAGCTTGTCGTCCGGATCGCCAGTCTGGAAGTGGAGAACCAGAGCCTGCGTGGCG TGGTACAGGAGCTGCAGCAGGCCATCTCCAAGCTGGAGGCCCGGCTGAACGTGCTGGAGAAGAGCTCGCCTGGCCACCGGGCCACGGCCCCGCAGACCCAG CACGTGTCTCCCATGCGCCAAGTGGAGCCCCCGGCCAAGAAGCCAGCCACACCAGCAGAGGATGACGAGGATGATGACATTGACCTGTTTGGCAGCGACAATgaggaggaggacaaggaggCGGCACAGCTGCGGGAGGAGCGGCTGCGGCAGTACGCGGAGAAGAAGGCCAAGAAGCCTGCACTGGTGGCCAAGTCCTCCATCCTGCTGGATGTCAAGCCT TGGGACGATGAGACGGACATGGCCCAGCTGGAGGCCTGTGTGCGATCTATCCAGCTGGACGGGCTGGTCTGGGGGGCCTCCAAGCTGGTGCCCGTGGGCTACGGTATCCGGAAGCTACAGATTCAGTGTGTGGTGGAGGACGACAAGGTGGGGACAGACTTGCTGGAGGAGGAGATCACCAAGTTTGAGGAGCAC GTGCAGAGTGTCGATATCGCAGCTTTCAACAAGATCTGA
- the EEF1D gene encoding elongation factor 1-delta isoform X2, with product MRSGKASCTLETVWEDKHKYEEAERRFYEHEAMQAAASAQQLPAEGPAMNGPGQDDPEDTDEAEAPDDSSRSDPRKSQDGRKPLQKKRKRSPKSGLSPAAPALLGLSAERVWLDKSLFDQAESSYRQKLADVAARAAQPPALAPWGPCTHGSQVACHHVTWGTWVNKSSFDQAERAFVEWSQSLLLAPEGGRRQGTPDTGQQAAVPNPAHRPSPPVNGQPPLGSLQALVREVWLEKPRYDAAERGFYEALFDGHPPGKVRLQERAGLAEGARRGRRDRRGRHVLGNKRAGPRWADGEAPSSLPYCYFLQKDAEAPWLSKPAYDSAECRHHVAEALRMAWCLEAASLSHRPGPRSGLSVSSLRPKKMATNFLVHEKIWFDKFKYDDAERRFYEQMNGPVAGASRQENGASVILRDIARARENIQKSLAGTAGPGASSGPSGDHSELVVRIASLEVENQSLRGVVQELQQAISKLEARLNVLEKSSPGHRATAPQTQHVSPMRQVEPPAKKPATPAEDDEDDDIDLFGSDNEEEDKEAAQLREERLRQYAEKKAKKPALVAKSSILLDVKPWDDETDMAQLEACVRSIQLDGLVWGASKLVPVGYGIRKLQIQCVVEDDKVGTDLLEEEITKFEEHVQSVDIAAFNKI from the exons ATGAGGAGCGGGAAGGCCTCCTGCACCCTGGAGACCGTGTGGGAAGACAAGCACAAGTATGAGGAGGCCGAGCGGCGCTTCTACGAGCACGAGGCCATGCAGGCGGCCGCCTCTGCCCAGCAGCTGCCAGCCGAGGGGCCAGCTATGAATGGGCCCGGCCAGGACGACCCTGAGGACACTGATGAGGCAGAGGCCCCTGACGACAGTAGCAGGAGTGATCCCAGGAAGAGCCAGGACGGCAGGAAGCCcctgcagaaaaagagaaagcgcTCCCCCAAGAGTGGGCTCAGCCCGGCGGCCCCGGCCCTCCTGGGGCTCTCGGCCGAACGCGTGTGGCTGGACAAGTCACTTTTCGACCAGGCAGAGAGCTCCTACCGCCAGAAGCTGGCAGACGTGGCTGCCCGGGcagcccagcctcctgccttggccccttgGGGTCCCTGCACCCATGGAAGCCAGGTGGCCTGCCACCACGTGACCTGGGGGACCTGGGTCAACAAGTCCTCCTTCGACCAGGCTGAGCGGGCCTTTGTGGAGTGGTCTCAGTCCCTGTTGCTGGCTCCCGAGGGTGGCCGCAGGCAGGGGACTCCTGACACAGGCCAGCAGGCGGCTGTCCCCAACCCGGCCCACCGGCCCAGCCCACCAGTCAATGGCCAGCCCCCGCTGGGCAGCCTGCAGGCACTGGTCCGGGAGGTGTGGCTGGAGAAGCCCCGGTATGATGCAGCCGAGAGGGGCTTCTACGAGGCCCTGTTTGACGGCCATCCCCCGGGGAAGGTGCGCCTGCAAGAGCGAGCTGGCCTGGCCGAGGGTGCCCGGAGGGGCCGCAGAGACCGGCGGGGCCGCCACGTCTTAGGGAACAAGCGGGCTGGGCCGCGGTGGGCCGACGGGGAGGCCCCCTCCTCCTTGCCCTACTGTTACTTCCTGCAGAAGGATGCAGAGGCCCCCTGGCTCAGCAAGCCTGCCTACGACAGCGCTGAGTGCCGCCACCACGTTGCCGAGGCCCTGCGCATGGCCTGGTGCCTCGAAGCTGCCTCCCTGTCTCACCGACCCGGTCCTCGGTCTGGCCTGTCCGTGTCCAGCCTGAGACCCAA AAAAATGGCTACAAACTTCCTAGTACATGAGAAGATCTGGTTTGACAAGTTCAAATATGACGATGCAGAAAGGAGATTCTACGAGCAGATGAACGGGCCTGTGGCCGGTGCCTCCCGCCAG GAGAATGGCGCCAGCGTGATCCTTCGTGACATTGCGAGAGCCAGAGAGAACATCCAGAAATCCCTGGCCGGA ACCGCAGGCCCCGGGGCCTCCAGCGGCCCCAGCGGAGATCACAGCGAGCTTGTCGTCCGGATCGCCAGTCTGGAAGTGGAGAACCAGAGCCTGCGTGGCG TGGTACAGGAGCTGCAGCAGGCCATCTCCAAGCTGGAGGCCCGGCTGAACGTGCTGGAGAAGAGCTCGCCTGGCCACCGGGCCACGGCCCCGCAGACCCAG CACGTGTCTCCCATGCGCCAAGTGGAGCCCCCGGCCAAGAAGCCAGCCACACCAGCAGAGGATGACGAGGATGATGACATTGACCTGTTTGGCAGCGACAATgaggaggaggacaaggaggCGGCACAGCTGCGGGAGGAGCGGCTGCGGCAGTACGCGGAGAAGAAGGCCAAGAAGCCTGCACTGGTGGCCAAGTCCTCCATCCTGCTGGATGTCAAGCCT TGGGACGATGAGACGGACATGGCCCAGCTGGAGGCCTGTGTGCGATCTATCCAGCTGGACGGGCTGGTCTGGGGGGCCTCCAAGCTGGTGCCCGTGGGCTACGGTATCCGGAAGCTACAGATTCAGTGTGTGGTGGAGGACGACAAGGTGGGGACAGACTTGCTGGAGGAGGAGATCACCAAGTTTGAGGAGCAC GTGCAGAGTGTCGATATCGCAGCTTTCAACAAGATCTGA
- the EEF1D gene encoding elongation factor 1-delta isoform X5, with amino-acid sequence MATNFLVHEKIWFDKFKYDDAERRFYEQMNGPVAGASRQTAGPGASSGPSGDHSELVVRIASLEVENQSLRGVVQELQQAISKLEARLNVLEKSSPGHRATAPQTQHVSPMRQVEPPAKKPATPAEDDEDDDIDLFGSDNEEEDKEAAQLREERLRQYAEKKAKKPALVAKSSILLDVKPWDDETDMAQLEACVRSIQLDGLVWGASKLVPVGYGIRKLQIQCVVEDDKVGTDLLEEEITKFEEHVQSVDIAAFNKI; translated from the exons ATGGCTACAAACTTCCTAGTACATGAGAAGATCTGGTTTGACAAGTTCAAATATGACGATGCAGAAAGGAGATTCTACGAGCAGATGAACGGGCCTGTGGCCGGTGCCTCCCGCCAG ACCGCAGGCCCCGGGGCCTCCAGCGGCCCCAGCGGAGATCACAGCGAGCTTGTCGTCCGGATCGCCAGTCTGGAAGTGGAGAACCAGAGCCTGCGTGGCG TGGTACAGGAGCTGCAGCAGGCCATCTCCAAGCTGGAGGCCCGGCTGAACGTGCTGGAGAAGAGCTCGCCTGGCCACCGGGCCACGGCCCCGCAGACCCAG CACGTGTCTCCCATGCGCCAAGTGGAGCCCCCGGCCAAGAAGCCAGCCACACCAGCAGAGGATGACGAGGATGATGACATTGACCTGTTTGGCAGCGACAATgaggaggaggacaaggaggCGGCACAGCTGCGGGAGGAGCGGCTGCGGCAGTACGCGGAGAAGAAGGCCAAGAAGCCTGCACTGGTGGCCAAGTCCTCCATCCTGCTGGATGTCAAGCCT TGGGACGATGAGACGGACATGGCCCAGCTGGAGGCCTGTGTGCGATCTATCCAGCTGGACGGGCTGGTCTGGGGGGCCTCCAAGCTGGTGCCCGTGGGCTACGGTATCCGGAAGCTACAGATTCAGTGTGTGGTGGAGGACGACAAGGTGGGGACAGACTTGCTGGAGGAGGAGATCACCAAGTTTGAGGAGCAC GTGCAGAGTGTCGATATCGCAGCTTTCAACAAGATCTGA
- the EEF1D gene encoding elongation factor 1-delta isoform X4: protein MATNFLVHEKIWFDKFKYDDAERRFYEQMNGPVAGASRQENGASVILRDIARARENIQKSLAGTAGPGASSGPSGDHSELVVRIASLEVENQSLRGVVQELQQAISKLEARLNVLEKSSPGHRATAPQTQHVSPMRQVEPPAKKPATPAEDDEDDDIDLFGSDNEEEDKEAAQLREERLRQYAEKKAKKPALVAKSSILLDVKPWDDETDMAQLEACVRSIQLDGLVWGASKLVPVGYGIRKLQIQCVVEDDKVGTDLLEEEITKFEEHVQSVDIAAFNKI from the exons ATGGCTACAAACTTCCTAGTACATGAGAAGATCTGGTTTGACAAGTTCAAATATGACGATGCAGAAAGGAGATTCTACGAGCAGATGAACGGGCCTGTGGCCGGTGCCTCCCGCCAG GAGAATGGCGCCAGCGTGATCCTTCGTGACATTGCGAGAGCCAGAGAGAACATCCAGAAATCCCTGGCCGGA ACCGCAGGCCCCGGGGCCTCCAGCGGCCCCAGCGGAGATCACAGCGAGCTTGTCGTCCGGATCGCCAGTCTGGAAGTGGAGAACCAGAGCCTGCGTGGCG TGGTACAGGAGCTGCAGCAGGCCATCTCCAAGCTGGAGGCCCGGCTGAACGTGCTGGAGAAGAGCTCGCCTGGCCACCGGGCCACGGCCCCGCAGACCCAG CACGTGTCTCCCATGCGCCAAGTGGAGCCCCCGGCCAAGAAGCCAGCCACACCAGCAGAGGATGACGAGGATGATGACATTGACCTGTTTGGCAGCGACAATgaggaggaggacaaggaggCGGCACAGCTGCGGGAGGAGCGGCTGCGGCAGTACGCGGAGAAGAAGGCCAAGAAGCCTGCACTGGTGGCCAAGTCCTCCATCCTGCTGGATGTCAAGCCT TGGGACGATGAGACGGACATGGCCCAGCTGGAGGCCTGTGTGCGATCTATCCAGCTGGACGGGCTGGTCTGGGGGGCCTCCAAGCTGGTGCCCGTGGGCTACGGTATCCGGAAGCTACAGATTCAGTGTGTGGTGGAGGACGACAAGGTGGGGACAGACTTGCTGGAGGAGGAGATCACCAAGTTTGAGGAGCAC GTGCAGAGTGTCGATATCGCAGCTTTCAACAAGATCTGA